A genomic segment from Eubalaena glacialis isolate mEubGla1 chromosome 16, mEubGla1.1.hap2.+ XY, whole genome shotgun sequence encodes:
- the LOC133076421 gene encoding SIN3-HDAC complex-associated factor-like, giving the protein MFGFHKPKMYRSIEGCCICRAKSSSSRFTDSKRYEKDFQSCFGLHETRSGDICNACVLLVKRWKKLPAGSKKNWNHVVDARAGPSLKTTLKPKKVKTLCGNRIKSNQISKLQKEFKRHNSDAHSTTSSASPAQSPCYSNQSDTEMASGSNRTPVFSFLDLTYWKRQKICCGIIYKGRFGEVLIDTHLFKSCCSNKKAAAEKPEEQGPEPLPISTQEW; this is encoded by the coding sequence ATGTTTGGTTTTCACAAGCCAAAGATGTACCGAAGTATAGAGGGCTGCTGTATTTGCAGAGCTAAATCCTCCAGTTCTCGATTCACTGACAGTAAACGCTATGAAAAGGACTTCCAGAGCTGTTTTGGGTTACATGAGACTCGTTCAGGAGACATCTGTAATGCCTGTGTCCTGCTTGTGAAAAGATGGAAGAAATTGCCAGCAGGATCAAAAAAAAACTGGAATCATGTGGTAGATGCAAGGGCAGGACCCAGTCTAAAGACTACACTGAAaccaaagaaagtgaaaactcTATGTGGAAACAGGATAAAAAGCAACCAGATCAGTAAACTGCAGAAGGAATTTAAACGTCACAATTCTGATGCTCACAGTACCACCTCAAGTGCCTCTCCAGCTCAATCTCCTTGTTATAGTAACCAGTCAGATACAGAGATGGCTTCTGGCTCTAACAGAACGCCAGTGTTTTCCTTTTTAGATCTCACATactggaaaaggcagaaaatatGCTGTGGCATTATCTATAAAGGCCGTTTTGGGGAAGTCCTCATTGACACACATCTATTCAAGTCTTGCTGCAGCAATAAGAAAGCAGCTGCTGAGAAGCCGGAGGAACAGGGGCCAGAGCCTCTGCCCATCTCCACTCAGGAGTGGTGA
- the PROSER1 gene encoding proline and serine-rich protein 1 isoform X2: protein MDKKSFETVLDEIRKAVLTEYKLKAIEYVHGYFSSEQVVDLLRYFSWAEPQLKAMKALQHKMVAVHPAEVVNILNCFTFSKDKLVALELLASNIVDAQNSRPIEDLFRINMSEKKRCKRVLEQAFKAGCKAPHAMISSCGTIPGNPYPKGKPSRINGIFPGTPLKKDGEECTNEGKGIAARILGPSKPPPSTYNPHKPVPYPIPPCRPHATIAPSAYNNAGLVPLANVIAPGVPPPPPYTPNPVAAENEDLSNQSKPTQNPAFSTPASQLFSPHGSNPSTPAATPVPAASPVKAVNHPSASATAALSGANLLNAVLPVLPGQVSAVHAPQPTTPNPTVIRTLSLLAAPVTSVHSTTSAPVPSVFSGLVPLPGPSATPTAAPQAASTPRATPASSETFASTSVPFTSLPFAATSAAASASSLDSSSLSSVLAGLPLTLTPASQGVSNPTPSVIACGSAPTVACPLGVNNPLLSALKGFLTSNDTSLINSATLPCAVTSGLASLASLTNQSSDSPAAAPNKGYGPQRASTPGLALFPGLPSPAANAASTPPALPAPAAAAAASGPAGCGSSAALLHGPLASHADAPGSSTPAATSLTVVIKTEPASPTPSAFRGPAPPPPPGPAPGALGLSGALGRAYTAASVPVSLPSCLAPALPGLPGLSAPPSGSSPLPALPLPAHGSSAPIAPVFSALPPFTSLSSGFAQAAHSPLGAPASSAPACATGPSAPASAAAFPLSLPAAVPSLFSVAQGPLPASAASYPGFSVSGAAPALPSFPGLQPPATGAATAPSPAPVLPGFASAFSSSFNSALVAQAGLSSGLQAAGSSVFPGLLSLPGIPGFSQNPSQSSLQELQHNAAAQSALLQQVHSASALESYPAQPDGFPSYPSTPGTPFSLQPGLSQSGWQ, encoded by the exons GTGGTTGATTTACTGAGATATTTCTCCTGGGCTGAGCCTCAGTTGAAGGCAATGAAAGCATTGCAGcat aaAATGGTGGCTGTTCACCCAGCAGAAGTGGTCAATATACTCAACTGTTTCACCTTCAGTAAAGACAAACTAGTTGCTCTTGAACTGTTAGCTTC AAACATTGTTGATGCACAGAATTCTCGTCCCATTGAAGATCTGTTCAGGATAAATATGTCTGAGAAGAAACGGTGCAAGAGAGTGCTTGAACAG GCTTTCAAGGCGGGCTGCAAAGCTCCTCATGCTATGATATCTTCTTGTGGAACAATCCCAGGAAATCCATATCCCAAAGGAAAACCTAGTCGCATAAATGGAATTTTCCCA ggaaCCCCTTTGAAGAAAGATGGTGAAGAGTGTACCAACGAAGGCAAAGGAATAGCTGCACGGATTCTCGGACCGTCCAAACCA CCTCCTTCAACATACAATCCACATAAACCCGTTCCTTATCCGATACCTCCATGCCGGCCACATGCAACTATTGCACCAA gtgcTTATAACAATGCAGGTCTGGTACCATTAGCCAATGTCATAGCTCCAGGTGTGCCCCCTCCACCTCCATATACTCCTAATCCAGTAGCAGCAG aGAATGAAGACCTTTCCAATCAGTCAAAACCTACACAGAATCCAG CATTTTCTACCCCAGCGAGTCAGCTCTTTTCTCCTCATGGCTCTAACCCTTCAACACCTGCGGCAACTCCTGTTCCTGCTGCTTCCCCGGTCAAGGCAGTAAATCATCCATCGGCGTCGGCCACTGCCGCCCTCTCTGGGGCGAACCTGCTGAACGCTGTCCTTCCTGTGCTCCCGGGGCAGGTCTCGGCTGTTCACGCACCTCAGCCGACGACGCCCAATCCAACAGTCATCAGAACCCTCTCCTTGCTGGCTGCACCGGTGACTTCTGTTCACAGCACCACGTCTGCTCCCGTTCCTTCCGTTTTTTCTGGCCTCGTTCCACTGCCAGGTCCTTCTGCCACCCCTACCGCAGCCCCTCAGGCCGCATCTACACCTCGGGCCACCCCTGCTTCCAGCGAAACATTTGCTTCTACTTCTGTCCCTTTCACTAGCCTCCCCTTTGCTGCCACCTCTGCTGCCGCTTCTGCCAGCAGCCTCGATTCCTCCTCGTTGTCCTCGGTTCTTGCCGGTCTCCCCTTGACCTTAACACCGGCCTCCCAAGGTGTGTCCAACCCGACTCCTTCCGTAATCGCCTGCGGTTCTGCTCCCACGGTTGCCTGTCCGCTGGGTGTGAATAATCCCCTTCTGTCTGCTTTAAAAGGCTTTCTGACATCAAATGATACCAGCCTGATCAACTCTGCCACGTTACCCTGCGCCGTTACTAGTGGGCTGGCTTCCCTCGCCTCCCTCACTAACCAGAGCTCCGACTCCCCGGCGGCCGCCCCTAACAAGGGCTACGGCCCGCAGCGGGCCTCCACGCCGGGACTGGCCCTGTTCCCGGGCCTGCCCTCTCCGGCGGCCAACGCGGCTTCCACGCCGCCGGCTCTGCctgcgcccgccgccgccgccgccgcctcgggGCCCGCCGGCTGCGGCTCCTCGGCCGCCCTGCTGCACGGCCCGCTCGCGAGTCACGCAGACGCGCCCGGATCGTCGACGCCCGCCGCCACCAGCCTGACGGTGGTGATCAAGACCGAGCCCGCGAGCCCCACTCCCTCTGCCTTCAGGGGCCCggcgcccccgccgccccccggcCCCGCTCCGGGCGCGCTGGGCCTGTCGGGGGCGCTGGGGCGGGCGTACACGGCGGCCTCGGTGCCCGTCAGTTTACCGTCCTGCCTCGCCCCCGCGCTGCCCGGCCTCCCGGGCCTGAGCGCGCCCCCGAGCGGCTCGAGCCCCCTGCCCGCCCTCCCGCTGCCCGCGCACGGCTCCTCCGCGCCCATCGCCCCCGTCTTCAGCGCCCTGCCCCCTTTCACTTCGCTGAGCAGCGGCTTCGCCCAGGCTGCCCACTCGCCCCTCGGCGCCCCCGCCTCGTCCGCCCCCGCCTGCGCCACCGGCCCCTCGGCGCCCGCCTCGGCGGCGGCCTTCCCGCTCAGCCTCCCCGCCGCCGTGCCCTCGCTCTTCTCCGTGGCGCAGGGACCTCTGCCGGCCTCGGCTGCCTCCTACCCCGGCTTCTCCGTCTCCGGCGCCGCGCCTGCGCTGCCCTCCTTCCCGGGGCTGCAGCCGCCTGCCACCGGCGCCGCCACCGCCCCGTCGCCCGCTCCCGTCCTCCCCGGGTTCGCCTCCGCCTTTAGTTCCAGTTTCAACTCCGCTCTGGTTGCGCAAGCCGG CTTATCATCTGGACTTCAAGCTGCAGGCAGTTCTGTTTTTCCAGGCCTCTTGTCCCTCCCCGGTATCCCCGGGTTTTCCCAGAATCCTTCACAATCATCCTTGCAGGAATTACAGCATAATGCAGCCGCACAGTCAGCATTGTTACAGCAG GTCCACTCAGCTTCAGCTCTGGAAAGCTACCCAGCTCAGCCAGATGGGTTTCCTAGTTATCCTTCAACACCAGGAACACCGTTTTCTTTGCAACCAGGCCTGTCCCAGAGTGGGTGGCAGTGA
- the PROSER1 gene encoding proline and serine-rich protein 1 isoform X1, which produces MDKKSFETVLDEIRKAVLTEYKLKAIEYVHGYFSSEQVVDLLRYFSWAEPQLKAMKALQHKMVAVHPAEVVNILNCFTFSKDKLVALELLASNIVDAQNSRPIEDLFRINMSEKKRCKRVLEQAFKAGCKAPHAMISSCGTIPGNPYPKGKPSRINGIFPGTPLKKDGEECTNEGKGIAARILGPSKPPPSTYNPHKPVPYPIPPCRPHATIAPSAYNNAGLVPLANVIAPGVPPPPPYTPNPVAAENEDLSNQSKPTQNPVDDPWKRNILCLQLNRLRSFSTPASQLFSPHGSNPSTPAATPVPAASPVKAVNHPSASATAALSGANLLNAVLPVLPGQVSAVHAPQPTTPNPTVIRTLSLLAAPVTSVHSTTSAPVPSVFSGLVPLPGPSATPTAAPQAASTPRATPASSETFASTSVPFTSLPFAATSAAASASSLDSSSLSSVLAGLPLTLTPASQGVSNPTPSVIACGSAPTVACPLGVNNPLLSALKGFLTSNDTSLINSATLPCAVTSGLASLASLTNQSSDSPAAAPNKGYGPQRASTPGLALFPGLPSPAANAASTPPALPAPAAAAAASGPAGCGSSAALLHGPLASHADAPGSSTPAATSLTVVIKTEPASPTPSAFRGPAPPPPPGPAPGALGLSGALGRAYTAASVPVSLPSCLAPALPGLPGLSAPPSGSSPLPALPLPAHGSSAPIAPVFSALPPFTSLSSGFAQAAHSPLGAPASSAPACATGPSAPASAAAFPLSLPAAVPSLFSVAQGPLPASAASYPGFSVSGAAPALPSFPGLQPPATGAATAPSPAPVLPGFASAFSSSFNSALVAQAGLSSGLQAAGSSVFPGLLSLPGIPGFSQNPSQSSLQELQHNAAAQSALLQQVHSASALESYPAQPDGFPSYPSTPGTPFSLQPGLSQSGWQ; this is translated from the exons GTGGTTGATTTACTGAGATATTTCTCCTGGGCTGAGCCTCAGTTGAAGGCAATGAAAGCATTGCAGcat aaAATGGTGGCTGTTCACCCAGCAGAAGTGGTCAATATACTCAACTGTTTCACCTTCAGTAAAGACAAACTAGTTGCTCTTGAACTGTTAGCTTC AAACATTGTTGATGCACAGAATTCTCGTCCCATTGAAGATCTGTTCAGGATAAATATGTCTGAGAAGAAACGGTGCAAGAGAGTGCTTGAACAG GCTTTCAAGGCGGGCTGCAAAGCTCCTCATGCTATGATATCTTCTTGTGGAACAATCCCAGGAAATCCATATCCCAAAGGAAAACCTAGTCGCATAAATGGAATTTTCCCA ggaaCCCCTTTGAAGAAAGATGGTGAAGAGTGTACCAACGAAGGCAAAGGAATAGCTGCACGGATTCTCGGACCGTCCAAACCA CCTCCTTCAACATACAATCCACATAAACCCGTTCCTTATCCGATACCTCCATGCCGGCCACATGCAACTATTGCACCAA gtgcTTATAACAATGCAGGTCTGGTACCATTAGCCAATGTCATAGCTCCAGGTGTGCCCCCTCCACCTCCATATACTCCTAATCCAGTAGCAGCAG aGAATGAAGACCTTTCCAATCAGTCAAAACCTACACAGAATCCAG TTGATGATCCCTGGAAAAGGAATATTCTCTGTTTACAGCTGAACAGACTTCGAT CATTTTCTACCCCAGCGAGTCAGCTCTTTTCTCCTCATGGCTCTAACCCTTCAACACCTGCGGCAACTCCTGTTCCTGCTGCTTCCCCGGTCAAGGCAGTAAATCATCCATCGGCGTCGGCCACTGCCGCCCTCTCTGGGGCGAACCTGCTGAACGCTGTCCTTCCTGTGCTCCCGGGGCAGGTCTCGGCTGTTCACGCACCTCAGCCGACGACGCCCAATCCAACAGTCATCAGAACCCTCTCCTTGCTGGCTGCACCGGTGACTTCTGTTCACAGCACCACGTCTGCTCCCGTTCCTTCCGTTTTTTCTGGCCTCGTTCCACTGCCAGGTCCTTCTGCCACCCCTACCGCAGCCCCTCAGGCCGCATCTACACCTCGGGCCACCCCTGCTTCCAGCGAAACATTTGCTTCTACTTCTGTCCCTTTCACTAGCCTCCCCTTTGCTGCCACCTCTGCTGCCGCTTCTGCCAGCAGCCTCGATTCCTCCTCGTTGTCCTCGGTTCTTGCCGGTCTCCCCTTGACCTTAACACCGGCCTCCCAAGGTGTGTCCAACCCGACTCCTTCCGTAATCGCCTGCGGTTCTGCTCCCACGGTTGCCTGTCCGCTGGGTGTGAATAATCCCCTTCTGTCTGCTTTAAAAGGCTTTCTGACATCAAATGATACCAGCCTGATCAACTCTGCCACGTTACCCTGCGCCGTTACTAGTGGGCTGGCTTCCCTCGCCTCCCTCACTAACCAGAGCTCCGACTCCCCGGCGGCCGCCCCTAACAAGGGCTACGGCCCGCAGCGGGCCTCCACGCCGGGACTGGCCCTGTTCCCGGGCCTGCCCTCTCCGGCGGCCAACGCGGCTTCCACGCCGCCGGCTCTGCctgcgcccgccgccgccgccgccgcctcgggGCCCGCCGGCTGCGGCTCCTCGGCCGCCCTGCTGCACGGCCCGCTCGCGAGTCACGCAGACGCGCCCGGATCGTCGACGCCCGCCGCCACCAGCCTGACGGTGGTGATCAAGACCGAGCCCGCGAGCCCCACTCCCTCTGCCTTCAGGGGCCCggcgcccccgccgccccccggcCCCGCTCCGGGCGCGCTGGGCCTGTCGGGGGCGCTGGGGCGGGCGTACACGGCGGCCTCGGTGCCCGTCAGTTTACCGTCCTGCCTCGCCCCCGCGCTGCCCGGCCTCCCGGGCCTGAGCGCGCCCCCGAGCGGCTCGAGCCCCCTGCCCGCCCTCCCGCTGCCCGCGCACGGCTCCTCCGCGCCCATCGCCCCCGTCTTCAGCGCCCTGCCCCCTTTCACTTCGCTGAGCAGCGGCTTCGCCCAGGCTGCCCACTCGCCCCTCGGCGCCCCCGCCTCGTCCGCCCCCGCCTGCGCCACCGGCCCCTCGGCGCCCGCCTCGGCGGCGGCCTTCCCGCTCAGCCTCCCCGCCGCCGTGCCCTCGCTCTTCTCCGTGGCGCAGGGACCTCTGCCGGCCTCGGCTGCCTCCTACCCCGGCTTCTCCGTCTCCGGCGCCGCGCCTGCGCTGCCCTCCTTCCCGGGGCTGCAGCCGCCTGCCACCGGCGCCGCCACCGCCCCGTCGCCCGCTCCCGTCCTCCCCGGGTTCGCCTCCGCCTTTAGTTCCAGTTTCAACTCCGCTCTGGTTGCGCAAGCCGG CTTATCATCTGGACTTCAAGCTGCAGGCAGTTCTGTTTTTCCAGGCCTCTTGTCCCTCCCCGGTATCCCCGGGTTTTCCCAGAATCCTTCACAATCATCCTTGCAGGAATTACAGCATAATGCAGCCGCACAGTCAGCATTGTTACAGCAG GTCCACTCAGCTTCAGCTCTGGAAAGCTACCCAGCTCAGCCAGATGGGTTTCCTAGTTATCCTTCAACACCAGGAACACCGTTTTCTTTGCAACCAGGCCTGTCCCAGAGTGGGTGGCAGTGA